From Mycolicibacterium cosmeticum, a single genomic window includes:
- a CDS encoding DUF1802 family protein, translated as MNSPALKEWGAAVRALLAGRQTVLLRKGGIHEKRFEVQAGEFLLFPTVAHSHAERVRPEHRDLLAAATAEGDSTEEAVLLRAGARVVAAVAVNRPQALDEIADLHIWTAESVRADRLDFRPRHRLTVLVVQAYPLVRPVRMPRMPEYAGCASWLQLPVRPVYGAPVHDEGTLAGVAERVRRSVG; from the coding sequence GTGAATTCACCCGCGCTCAAGGAGTGGGGTGCGGCGGTGCGGGCGTTGCTCGCCGGTCGCCAGACGGTGCTGCTGCGCAAGGGCGGAATCCACGAGAAGCGGTTCGAGGTGCAGGCCGGCGAGTTCCTGCTGTTCCCGACGGTCGCGCACAGTCACGCCGAGCGGGTACGCCCCGAGCACCGCGACCTGCTGGCCGCCGCGACCGCGGAAGGCGACAGCACCGAGGAGGCGGTGCTGCTGCGCGCCGGTGCCCGCGTGGTGGCGGCCGTCGCGGTGAACCGGCCGCAGGCCCTCGACGAGATCGCCGACCTGCACATCTGGACCGCCGAATCCGTGCGCGCCGACCGGCTGGACTTCCGTCCGCGGCACCGGCTGACGGTGCTGGTGGTGCAGGCCTACCCGCTGGTGCGGCCGGTGCGGATGCCCCGGATGCCGGAATACGCGGGCTGTGCCAGTTGGCTGCAGCTGCCGGTGCGCCCGGTTTACGGCGCGCCCGTTCATGACGAGGGCACCCTGGCCGGTGTCGCCGAACGGGTGCGCCGGTCAGTCGGCTGA
- a CDS encoding ABC transporter permease — translation MTELMNRPTSPGPVTAPAGRAPRRNLIMRFNLLFIFIALFVVASVSAPQFLTSQNMANLLQQSSLTGIVAIGMTVVILTSGIDLSVGSVAALSGMLVALLIGMGVPWPVAMALAIAAGLVLGGVMGGLSAYLALPAFMVTLAGMQSIRGLTYLTTNGTPTTAEIPMGLRFLGAGSIAGIPVVGIIFVATTLVVGFMLRRTTFGEHIYAVGSNPQAARLSGLPVQRITTAAYVICSGLAALTGVLLTARLTIGQPTANTGLELDAIAAVVLGGTSLFGGKGGVLGTFIAVLLLSVLRNLFNLLGLSSFFQMLVTGLILIAALIMNYLLDRQSKRAA, via the coding sequence ATGACTGAACTGATGAACCGCCCCACCTCACCCGGTCCCGTCACGGCCCCTGCGGGCCGGGCGCCGCGCCGCAACCTCATCATGCGGTTCAACCTGCTGTTCATCTTCATCGCCCTGTTCGTGGTGGCGTCGGTGTCCGCTCCGCAATTCCTCACCAGCCAGAACATGGCCAACCTGCTGCAGCAGTCCAGCCTCACCGGCATCGTCGCCATCGGGATGACGGTGGTGATCCTCACCTCCGGTATCGATCTGTCGGTCGGCAGCGTCGCGGCACTGTCGGGAATGCTGGTGGCGCTGCTCATCGGGATGGGGGTGCCCTGGCCGGTGGCCATGGCCCTGGCGATCGCGGCGGGCCTGGTGCTGGGCGGGGTGATGGGCGGCCTGAGTGCCTATCTCGCGCTGCCGGCGTTCATGGTGACGCTGGCGGGCATGCAGAGCATCCGCGGCCTGACCTACCTGACCACCAACGGCACCCCGACCACCGCCGAGATCCCGATGGGCCTGCGGTTTCTCGGTGCCGGTTCGATCGCCGGCATCCCGGTGGTCGGCATCATCTTCGTGGCCACCACACTCGTCGTCGGATTCATGTTGCGCCGCACCACGTTCGGTGAACACATCTATGCCGTGGGCAGCAATCCGCAGGCCGCGCGACTGTCCGGCCTGCCGGTGCAGCGCATCACCACCGCCGCGTACGTCATCTGCTCCGGCCTGGCCGCGCTGACCGGCGTGCTGCTGACCGCCCGGCTGACCATCGGCCAGCCCACCGCCAACACCGGCCTGGAGCTGGACGCGATCGCCGCGGTGGTGCTCGGCGGCACCAGCCTGTTCGGCGGGAAGGGCGGTGTGCTCGGCACTTTCATCGCGGTTCTACTCTTGTCGGTATTGCGCAACCTGTTCAACCTGCTGGGGCTCAGCTCGTTCTTCCAGATGTTGGTCACCGGCCTCATCCTGATCGCGGCCCTGATCATGAACTACCTGCTCGACCGGCAGTCCAAGCGCGCGGCCTGA
- a CDS encoding sugar ABC transporter ATP-binding protein, whose translation MLKMTGIVKSFPGTKACDGADLEVAEGEVHCLLGENGAGKSTLMKILSGSYTPDAGTITLDGTAVTFASPLDGVRAGINTIYQELDLVPDLTVAQNLFLGHEPRRGPFVARKQRDRLAAAAIARVGGTFSPSSVVGELSVSDQQLTAIAKALTTEARIVVMDEPSATLTEHDLAAVFRVIRELTAAGKSVIYISHRLDEVKEIGDRATVMRDGATVGVFDIASVSKEQLVEAMIGRPVATRPPRRHLGTVPEPLLHVHRAAVPALIDVRDITVGRGEIVGLAGLGGSGRSTLLATLFGDRKADLDITVAGRSITSLTPRAAVGLGIGLVPEDRKRQGLFLEQSILRNAAIATLEGRRINPLGRARQVCEPPLQRLGVKFAGLGQPVGQLSGGNQQKVVLAKWMARGVELLLLDEPTRGLDIGAKADLFEQVHALADSGVGIVMASSELSELTENCHRIWVMHEGRNIAEYHPAITPAADIARCIVTGRTKPTHD comes from the coding sequence ATGCTGAAGATGACAGGGATCGTCAAGTCCTTCCCCGGCACCAAGGCCTGTGACGGTGCCGACCTGGAGGTCGCCGAGGGCGAGGTGCACTGCCTGCTCGGTGAAAACGGCGCGGGCAAGAGCACATTGATGAAGATCCTGTCCGGCTCCTACACCCCGGATGCCGGCACCATCACCCTCGACGGCACCGCGGTGACGTTCGCGTCCCCGCTGGACGGGGTGCGGGCTGGGATCAACACCATCTACCAGGAACTCGACCTGGTACCCGATCTGACCGTGGCCCAGAACCTGTTCCTCGGTCACGAACCGCGGCGCGGTCCGTTCGTCGCCCGCAAACAACGCGATCGGCTGGCCGCGGCGGCCATCGCCCGCGTCGGCGGCACCTTCAGCCCGTCGAGCGTCGTCGGTGAGCTGTCGGTGTCCGACCAGCAGCTCACCGCGATCGCCAAGGCCCTGACCACCGAGGCCCGCATCGTGGTGATGGACGAACCCAGCGCCACCCTGACCGAACACGACCTGGCCGCGGTGTTCCGGGTGATCCGGGAGCTCACCGCCGCCGGCAAGTCGGTCATCTACATCTCGCACCGCCTCGACGAGGTGAAGGAAATCGGTGACCGCGCGACCGTCATGCGCGACGGCGCGACCGTCGGCGTGTTCGACATCGCATCGGTGTCCAAGGAGCAGCTCGTCGAGGCGATGATCGGCCGGCCGGTGGCGACCCGGCCGCCGCGGCGGCACCTGGGCACCGTGCCCGAACCACTGCTGCACGTGCACCGCGCCGCGGTGCCCGCGTTGATCGACGTGCGGGACATCACCGTCGGCCGCGGCGAGATCGTCGGGTTGGCCGGCCTCGGCGGATCGGGCCGATCAACCTTGCTGGCAACCCTTTTCGGTGACCGCAAGGCAGATCTGGACATCACCGTCGCCGGCCGGTCGATCACGTCGCTGACGCCGCGAGCGGCCGTGGGCCTCGGGATCGGACTGGTACCCGAGGACCGCAAGCGCCAGGGCCTGTTCCTGGAACAGTCGATCCTGCGCAATGCGGCCATCGCGACCCTGGAAGGACGCCGGATCAATCCGTTGGGCCGGGCCCGGCAGGTGTGTGAGCCACCACTGCAGCGTCTCGGCGTCAAGTTCGCCGGCCTGGGTCAGCCCGTCGGTCAACTCTCCGGCGGCAACCAGCAGAAGGTGGTGCTGGCCAAGTGGATGGCCCGCGGCGTGGAGCTGCTGCTGCTCGACGAACCCACCCGCGGCCTGGACATCGGCGCCAAAGCCGATCTGTTCGAGCAGGTGCACGCGCTGGCCGACTCCGGGGTGGGCATCGTGATGGCCTCCAGCGAGCTCAGCGAACTCACCGAGAACTGCCACCGCATCTGGGTCATGCACGAGGGCCGCAACATCGCCGAATATCACCCCGCAATCACCCCGGCAGCGGACATCGCCCGCTGCATCGTCACCGGAAGAACGAAGCCCACCCATGACTGA
- a CDS encoding substrate-binding domain-containing protein, with amino-acid sequence MRLARVAAAVAIAATTVIGSAACTMPGDKGTGGGGATGDGPIKIGFSQATQQSPFYVALTDAAKQTAERDGNQLFFADANGDVTKQNNDVQDLITRGINVLVINPVDPKGVAPSMAAAAAAGIKVVTVDRPVENGAAAFVGRDNKAMGQTVGEAAVAALGPTGGKIIEIQGDAGGAVARDRHDGFAAAVAGRPNISVIDGPYCDYIRSKAVTAMQDLLQAHPDVKAVYAQNDDMALGALQVLDENNRRDVLVFGVDGLMEAVRAIAGGNQYVATALNDPNTEGQLAVQTAVKVAKGESVPEFIDAGTGLVDKANAAALVGDTTFAKAPAPPA; translated from the coding sequence ATGAGACTGGCAAGGGTGGCGGCGGCGGTGGCCATCGCGGCGACCACGGTGATCGGTTCGGCCGCCTGCACGATGCCCGGCGACAAGGGCACCGGCGGTGGCGGCGCGACGGGTGACGGGCCCATCAAGATCGGGTTCAGCCAGGCCACCCAGCAGAGCCCCTTCTACGTCGCGCTCACCGATGCTGCCAAGCAGACCGCCGAGCGGGACGGCAACCAGCTCTTCTTCGCCGACGCCAACGGGGATGTCACCAAACAGAACAACGACGTCCAAGACCTCATCACCCGCGGCATCAACGTGCTGGTGATCAATCCCGTCGACCCCAAGGGCGTCGCCCCGTCCATGGCCGCCGCGGCGGCCGCGGGCATCAAGGTGGTCACCGTCGACCGGCCCGTCGAGAACGGCGCGGCGGCATTCGTCGGACGGGACAACAAGGCGATGGGCCAGACGGTGGGCGAGGCCGCGGTGGCGGCGCTGGGTCCGACCGGCGGCAAGATCATCGAGATCCAGGGCGACGCCGGTGGCGCCGTGGCCCGCGATCGTCACGACGGTTTCGCCGCCGCGGTGGCGGGCCGGCCCAACATCAGCGTGATCGACGGCCCCTACTGTGACTACATCCGGTCCAAGGCGGTCACCGCGATGCAGGATCTGCTGCAGGCCCACCCGGATGTGAAGGCCGTGTACGCCCAGAACGACGACATGGCGCTGGGCGCGCTGCAGGTGCTCGACGAGAACAACCGCCGTGACGTGTTGGTGTTCGGTGTCGACGGGCTGATGGAGGCCGTGCGCGCCATCGCCGGTGGCAACCAGTACGTGGCCACCGCGCTCAACGATCCCAACACCGAGGGCCAGCTCGCCGTGCAGACCGCCGTGAAGGTCGCCAAGGGCGAATCGGTCCCCGAATTCATCGACGCCGGAACCGGTTTGGTCGACAAGGCGAATGCCGCGGCACTGGTGGGTGACACCACGTTCGCCAAGGCGCCCGCGCCGCCGGCCTGA
- a CDS encoding sugar-binding transcriptional regulator, producing MAHPADRSHTELLLHVAQCYYEHGRTQEDIGRELHLTRWKVGRLLDEAREVGIVQIRIVHPQARRAHLEVALRSEFGLRECIVVPGPDTPGTDGHIAAAAVGYLKANASWITTLAVSWGNTLQHIAAVLPAGWTSGIEVIQANGGVSRSVRPTTAANIATGIAHSGNGRATLLPVPAIVERIETRDALYAEGFVVDVLSGARSADALLFSLGALAPNSVLVESGAVTPAELRELEARGAIGDVLAHYITAAGEIAHPGIDSRTVGLGLDDVRNANCAIAVAAGPDKVPVVRAALHSGLCSVLITDEPTATTVLEQSAAAVGGGLPC from the coding sequence ATGGCGCATCCGGCAGACCGAAGCCACACCGAACTGCTGCTGCACGTCGCACAGTGCTACTACGAGCACGGCCGCACCCAGGAGGACATCGGACGCGAACTGCACCTGACCCGGTGGAAGGTCGGGCGCCTGCTCGACGAGGCCCGTGAGGTCGGTATCGTGCAGATCCGGATCGTGCACCCGCAGGCCCGCCGCGCCCACCTGGAGGTCGCCCTGCGCAGCGAATTCGGGCTGCGGGAATGCATCGTGGTGCCCGGGCCGGACACACCCGGCACCGACGGTCATATCGCCGCCGCCGCGGTGGGGTATCTCAAGGCCAACGCCTCCTGGATCACCACGCTGGCGGTGTCGTGGGGAAACACGTTGCAGCACATCGCCGCCGTGCTGCCGGCCGGCTGGACCAGCGGCATCGAGGTGATCCAGGCCAACGGCGGGGTCAGCCGCTCGGTGCGCCCGACCACCGCGGCCAACATCGCCACCGGCATCGCGCACAGCGGCAACGGCCGGGCCACCCTGCTGCCCGTGCCGGCGATCGTGGAACGGATCGAGACCCGCGACGCCCTGTACGCCGAAGGCTTCGTCGTCGATGTGCTCAGCGGTGCGCGCAGCGCCGACGCCCTGCTGTTCTCCCTCGGGGCGCTGGCACCGAATTCGGTGCTGGTGGAGTCCGGCGCGGTGACGCCTGCGGAACTGCGTGAGTTGGAGGCGCGCGGGGCCATCGGCGATGTGCTGGCGCACTACATCACCGCGGCCGGGGAGATCGCACATCCCGGAATCGACAGCAGGACAGTCGGACTGGGCCTCGACGACGTGCGCAACGCCAACTGTGCGATCGCGGTCGCGGCCGGGCCGGACAAGGTGCCCGTGGTGCGCGCCGCCCTGCACAGCGGCCTGTGTTCCGTGTTGATCACCGACGAACCCACCGCCACCACGGTTCTCGAGCAGAGCGCCGCCGCGGTGGGTGGAGGCTTGCCATGCTGA
- a CDS encoding galactitol-1-phosphate 5-dehydrogenase, translating into MTTEAPTRGLAGDDVLPQTMTAAVMHAPGDIRVEDVAVPRPGPGQVLLKVAACGVCGSDIPRMLRNGGYVMPIICGHEFSGWIAELGAGVTGFEVGELVSVPPLIPCRTCDFCLKGAFGLCENYDYFGSRSDGAYAQYVVSPVGNLLKLPAGIDPRAAAMIDPAAIALHGLWKTGLRAGHRVLVIGAGPIGLFAVQWARLHGATEVVTVDLSEEKAAMAREAGATAAVQSADEARALGGRGFDIVLESAGVPATADMAAGLTGPHGHAVFIGIPHAPVPLGKDTFNQFMRLEASLHGSWNSFSAPFPGDEWRTSAQLMSTGALKWEFMITHELPLSALPQTMHQLGERSIFSSKVLFLPNED; encoded by the coding sequence ATGACCACTGAAGCACCGACCCGCGGCCTGGCGGGCGACGATGTCCTCCCGCAGACCATGACCGCCGCCGTGATGCACGCCCCCGGCGACATCAGGGTCGAAGACGTCGCGGTACCCAGGCCCGGGCCGGGGCAGGTGCTGCTCAAGGTGGCCGCCTGCGGGGTCTGCGGATCCGACATTCCCCGCATGTTGCGCAACGGTGGCTACGTCATGCCGATCATCTGCGGTCACGAATTCTCCGGGTGGATCGCCGAACTCGGCGCCGGTGTCACCGGTTTCGAGGTCGGCGAGCTGGTCTCGGTGCCGCCGCTGATCCCCTGCCGCACCTGCGATTTCTGCCTCAAGGGTGCGTTCGGGTTGTGCGAGAACTACGACTACTTCGGCAGTCGCAGCGACGGCGCCTACGCGCAGTATGTGGTGTCGCCGGTGGGCAATCTGCTCAAACTGCCCGCCGGGATCGATCCCCGTGCCGCGGCCATGATCGACCCGGCGGCGATCGCCTTGCACGGGTTGTGGAAGACCGGGCTACGCGCCGGGCACCGCGTGCTGGTCATCGGCGCCGGACCGATCGGGCTGTTCGCCGTCCAATGGGCGCGGCTGCACGGCGCGACCGAGGTGGTCACCGTCGACCTGAGCGAGGAGAAGGCCGCCATGGCGCGGGAGGCCGGTGCCACCGCCGCCGTGCAGAGCGCCGACGAGGCCCGGGCACTGGGCGGGCGCGGCTTCGACATCGTGCTGGAATCCGCGGGGGTGCCGGCGACCGCCGACATGGCGGCCGGGCTGACCGGCCCGCACGGGCACGCGGTGTTCATCGGCATCCCGCATGCCCCGGTCCCGCTGGGCAAGGACACCTTCAACCAGTTCATGCGGTTGGAGGCCAGCCTGCACGGGTCGTGGAACTCCTTCTCGGCACCGTTCCCCGGCGACGAGTGGCGCACCTCGGCGCAACTGATGTCCACCGGAGCACTCAAGTGGGAGTTCATGATCACCCATGAGCTGCCCCTGTCGGCGCTGCCGCAGACCATGCACCAACTCGGCGAACGATCGATCTTCTCGTCGAAGGTACTGTTCCTGCCCAACGAGGACTGA
- a CDS encoding DUF2277 family protein: MCRNITELRGLEPAATAEEIEAASRQYIRKVSGITRPTAANEAAFEAAVAEVTEVTTRLLRQLPPRRQPPKTVPPLRRPEVRARLAAK, from the coding sequence ATGTGCCGAAACATCACCGAGTTGCGGGGGCTGGAGCCGGCCGCCACCGCCGAGGAGATCGAAGCCGCGTCGCGCCAGTACATCCGCAAGGTCAGCGGCATCACCCGGCCCACCGCCGCCAACGAGGCGGCTTTCGAGGCCGCCGTCGCGGAGGTCACCGAGGTGACCACGCGGTTGTTGCGGCAACTGCCCCCGCGCCGCCAGCCACCCAAGACGGTGCCCCCGCTGCGCCGCCCGGAGGTGCGGGCGCGCCTGGCCGCCAAGTGA
- a CDS encoding FGGY family carbohydrate kinase, with amino-acid sequence MGILLSIDLGTEGARVGAFTEHGEVLGEAHRGYPTHFPRPGWAEQDPREWWDAIGAATRELLSTEGCRRAGPVVAIAAATTASTVAVVDAAGAPLRPAILWMDCRSSAESERTAKLAAEHPILNWSGGSDAAEWLVPKAMWLHTHDQENYRRADRIVEAVDYLTFRLTGQWVGSQMNAVCKYNYDSIAARFPTELYAALGVDDLAAKLPDRIIEVGGVAGTLSPGAAAHLGISGSPVVAVGGIDAHVSLLSCGDRLDGLVSLVSGTSSAIIAEVDVPTDTHEVWGPYPHALHHGKWLVEGGQVTSGSVLKWTGESIMGVARADLPGLIAEAGAVDPARHGLRALDYFMGNRTPHRDATLRGAVLGLSLGTTKAELYRAMVEAVACGTRAVIDSFERAGVSCERLVFSGGIERNPLWQQVTVDVLGRPAEFVVGANLTLRACAAIAATGAGVTGSLAQGSRLFAPQVRTLEPEPQRVPVYQQTYADYQRLTTLVQQFGRSR; translated from the coding sequence ATGGGAATTCTGCTGTCCATCGATCTGGGCACCGAGGGTGCCCGGGTCGGCGCCTTCACCGAACACGGCGAGGTGCTCGGCGAGGCACACCGCGGCTACCCGACCCACTTCCCCAGACCCGGCTGGGCCGAACAGGATCCGCGGGAGTGGTGGGATGCCATCGGCGCCGCCACCCGGGAGTTGCTGAGCACCGAGGGTTGCCGGCGGGCCGGCCCGGTCGTGGCGATCGCGGCGGCCACCACGGCGTCCACCGTGGCCGTGGTCGACGCCGCCGGCGCACCGCTGCGCCCGGCCATCCTGTGGATGGACTGCCGCAGCAGCGCCGAATCCGAACGCACCGCCAAGCTGGCCGCCGAGCACCCGATCCTGAACTGGTCCGGCGGGTCCGACGCCGCCGAATGGCTTGTGCCCAAGGCCATGTGGCTGCACACCCACGACCAGGAGAATTACCGCAGGGCCGACCGGATCGTCGAGGCGGTGGATTACCTGACCTTCCGGCTGACCGGGCAGTGGGTCGGATCGCAGATGAACGCGGTGTGCAAGTACAACTACGACAGCATCGCGGCGCGCTTTCCCACCGAGCTGTACGCCGCGCTCGGCGTCGACGACCTGGCCGCCAAGCTGCCCGACCGCATTATCGAGGTCGGCGGGGTGGCCGGAACGCTGTCACCCGGCGCCGCAGCCCATCTCGGGATCTCTGGCAGTCCCGTCGTCGCCGTGGGCGGGATCGACGCGCACGTCTCGCTGCTGTCCTGCGGCGACCGGTTGGACGGCCTGGTCTCGTTGGTGTCGGGGACGTCGTCGGCGATCATCGCCGAGGTCGACGTGCCCACCGACACCCACGAGGTGTGGGGTCCGTACCCGCACGCGCTGCACCACGGTAAATGGCTGGTCGAGGGCGGCCAGGTGACCAGCGGCTCGGTGCTCAAGTGGACCGGCGAGTCGATCATGGGGGTGGCCCGGGCGGACCTGCCCGGGCTGATCGCCGAGGCCGGCGCCGTCGACCCGGCCCGGCATGGGCTGCGGGCACTGGACTATTTCATGGGCAACCGCACCCCGCACCGCGACGCCACGCTGCGCGGCGCCGTCCTCGGGCTCTCGCTCGGGACCACGAAGGCCGAGCTCTACCGGGCCATGGTCGAGGCCGTCGCGTGCGGCACCCGCGCGGTGATCGATTCGTTCGAGCGCGCCGGTGTGTCCTGTGAACGCCTGGTGTTCTCCGGCGGCATCGAGCGAAACCCGTTGTGGCAGCAGGTCACCGTGGACGTGCTGGGCCGGCCCGCCGAGTTCGTGGTCGGCGCGAACCTGACCCTGCGGGCATGCGCGGCGATCGCGGCCACCGGCGCCGGGGTGACCGGGTCACTGGCGCAGGGGTCGCGGCTGTTCGCACCGCAGGTGCGCACCCTGGAGCCCGAACCGCAGCGCGTCCCCGTGTACCAGCAGACCTATGCCGACTACCAGCGCCTGACCACGCTGGTGCAGCAGTTCGGCCGATCGAGGTGA
- a CDS encoding enoyl-CoA hydratase → MTSADVLLVDTTDRVRTLTLNRPQARNALSAQLRTAFYAALRAAEADAEVDVVILTGADPVFCAGLDLKELGERSELPDISPKWPPMTKPVIGAINGAAVTGGLELALYCDILVASEKARFADTHARVGLLPTWGLSVRLPQKVGVGLARRMSLTGDYLSAADALRAGLVTEVVAHEQLLPTARKVAAAIVGNNQKAVRALLDSYHRIDAAQTQAGLWIEAESARAWMADTSGDDIAANRASVVERGRAQVRP, encoded by the coding sequence ATGACATCTGCGGACGTTCTGCTCGTCGACACCACCGACCGGGTGCGCACCCTCACCCTCAACCGGCCACAGGCCCGCAACGCGCTGTCGGCGCAGCTGCGCACCGCGTTCTACGCCGCACTGCGGGCCGCCGAGGCCGACGCCGAGGTCGACGTGGTGATCCTGACCGGGGCCGACCCGGTGTTCTGCGCGGGACTGGACCTCAAGGAACTGGGCGAGCGCTCCGAGTTGCCGGACATCTCGCCGAAGTGGCCGCCGATGACCAAACCCGTCATCGGGGCGATCAACGGCGCCGCGGTCACCGGCGGGTTGGAACTCGCCCTGTACTGCGACATCCTCGTCGCGTCGGAGAAGGCCCGCTTCGCCGACACCCACGCCCGGGTCGGCCTGCTGCCCACCTGGGGCCTGTCGGTGCGGCTGCCCCAGAAGGTCGGCGTCGGACTGGCCCGCCGGATGAGTCTGACCGGTGACTACCTGTCGGCCGCCGACGCGCTGCGGGCCGGCCTGGTCACCGAGGTGGTTGCGCACGAGCAATTGCTGCCCACGGCCCGCAAGGTGGCCGCCGCGATCGTCGGGAACAACCAGAAAGCCGTTCGCGCCCTGCTGGATTCGTATCATCGCATCGATGCCGCGCAGACCCAGGCCGGGCTGTGGATCGAGGCCGAGTCGGCACGCGCCTGGATGGCCGACACCTCCGGCGACGATATCGCCGCCAACCGGGCGTCGGTGGTCGAGCGAGGACGCGCGCAGGTTCGCCCCTGA
- the deoC gene encoding deoxyribose-phosphate aldolase has translation MTDTSDRSATNDVAAIIDHTLLKPEATPADVAALIAEAAELGTYSVCVSPSMLPISVPDGLKVAAVCGFPSGKHTSGIKAAEAAGAVADGADEIDMVIDVGAAKAGAFDAVQADIAAVRAAAPAPTVLKVIIESAALTDDEIVGVCRAAVAAGADFVKTSTGFHPAGGASVHAVELMSRTVRDAGLQVKASGGVRTLAQARAMIAAGATRLGVSGSRALLADTGDASGY, from the coding sequence ATGACCGACACCTCAGACCGTTCCGCCACGAACGACGTGGCGGCCATCATCGACCACACCCTGCTCAAGCCGGAGGCCACGCCCGCCGACGTCGCCGCCCTGATAGCCGAGGCCGCCGAGCTGGGCACCTACTCGGTGTGCGTATCCCCGTCGATGCTGCCGATCAGCGTGCCCGACGGACTGAAAGTGGCTGCGGTGTGCGGTTTTCCGAGCGGCAAGCACACTTCGGGGATCAAGGCGGCCGAGGCCGCCGGTGCGGTGGCCGACGGCGCTGACGAGATCGACATGGTCATCGACGTGGGCGCCGCCAAGGCCGGCGCGTTCGACGCGGTGCAGGCCGACATCGCGGCCGTGCGGGCGGCGGCGCCGGCGCCGACCGTGCTGAAGGTGATCATCGAGTCGGCGGCCCTGACCGACGACGAGATCGTCGGGGTGTGCCGGGCGGCGGTGGCCGCCGGGGCCGATTTCGTGAAGACCTCCACCGGTTTCCATCCCGCCGGCGGGGCGAGTGTGCACGCGGTGGAACTGATGTCACGTACCGTGCGCGACGCGGGCCTTCAGGTCAAGGCCTCCGGCGGGGTGCGCACGCTGGCGCAGGCCCGGGCCATGATCGCCGCCGGCGCCACCCGGTTGGGCGTGTCGGGTTCGCGGGCGCTGCTGGCCGACACCGGTGACGCTTCGGGATACTGA